The Sphingomonas sanguinis nucleotide sequence GGCTTCGCTCAACATCTCACCAATCCCCCGATGCGCCGCCGCCGCCGAAATCGCCGCCGCCGCCGCCGGTAAAGCCGCCGCCGAACCATGATCCGTCGCTGCCGCCGCCGGACGATCCGCCGCCCGAACTCCAGCCACCACCCGATCCGCCGCCGCTGCCCCAGCCTGGACCCCAGAGGATGATCGGCCAGCCGCCGCCGCGACGCCCACCGCCGCCGCCACGATCATCGTCGTCATCGTCGTGGAAACGCTGGCCCTGTCTGCGGCGCAGGATCGACAGAAGGACGAAGCCGCCGATGAAGATCACCAATATGATGACGATCGGGAAGCCGTTGGAATCGCTGCCGCCGCGGCGATGCTCGCGGTCGAACTGCTTGGCGGCCTCGGCCACCTTGGCCTGGGCTTCCTCGGGCGAGGCGCGAAGCTGGGCGATGACCGCATCCGCGCCCGCGTTCAGGGCACCCGATATGTCGCTCGATTCCCGAAGGCGTGGGATCATCAACGTGCGGATCATCTGCGACGACCAGGCGTCGGTCAGGATCGGCTCCAGTCCACGCCCGACCTCCAACCGGGGGCCGCGCTGGCCTTTGCCCTCATTGGGCGCGACGAACAGGATCGCACCGTTGTTCGCGTCCTTCAGGCCGACGCCCCAGGCCCGGCCCAGCCGATAGCCATAATCCTCGATCGGATAGCCCTGCAGGTCGGGAATCGTCGCGACCACCAGCTGGCGGCCGGTATCCTTTTGCAGGGACTCCAGCTTCGCCTCTAACTGCGCCTTGGTCGCGGGGTCGATCTTGCCCGCCGCGTCGACGACCAGCCCGTCGAGCTTGGGAAAGGTCTGCGCCATCACGGGGACGGCGCAGAGGATCAGCCAGAACCCGAGGACCGGGCGAAACAACCGGGTGAGCCGTGGCATGAGGATACGATCAGGCGCCGAAATTCACCTTGGGCGCATTCTCGGCGCCCGGCGTGGTCGCCTGATAGGGGGTCTTGGGCTTGGCGCCGTAGAACACCTTGGCACCGATCGCGTCGGGGAAGGTGCGGATGCGGGTATTATAGGCCTGCACCGCCTTGTTGTAGTCGCCGATCGCGATGTTGATGCGGTTTTCGGTGCCCTCTAACTGGCTCATCAGTGTCTGGAAATTGTCCTGGCTCTTCAGGTTCGGATAGGCCTCGACATTGGCGAGCAGACGGCCGAGCGAACCGCTGAGCTGACCCTGGGCCTGGGCGAACTGCTGCATCTTGGCGGGATCGGACAGGTCGGCGCTGTTCACTTGGACCGAGGTCGCCTTGGCGCGCGCGTTGACCACCTCGGTCAGGATGGACTTTTCCGAGGCGGCGGCGCCCTTCACGGTCGCCTCAAGATTGGGGATCAGGTTGGCGCGGCGCTGATAGGCGGCCTGAACGTCGGCCCATTTCGCGTTCACATTTTCCTCCGCCGTGGGCACGCTGTTCATGCCGCAGCCGGACAGGGCGACGGCCATCACGACCGGGGTCAGGGCAAGAACGGGACGACGCATTCGAATATTCCTCCGTCAACTGTCTGGTCTATATAAGACGCACGATGCGCTTGGCGAAGGGCAAAAGCGACGATACCCTGAAGCAACGGAAATCAGAGGGATTTGGCGATGCTCAAGGAATTTCGCGCCTTCATCGCGCGGGGCAATGTCCTCGACCTGGCGGTGGCGGTCATCATCGGGGCGGCGTTCAGCAAGATCGTGACCTCGCTGACCGACGATGTGCTGATGCCGGTGATCGGCAAGATCTTCGGAGGGCTGGATTTCAGCAGCTATTTCCTGCGCATGGGGCCGATCCCGGCGACCTATACCGGATCGTTGACCGACTATGCCGCCTTGAAGAAAGCGGGTGTGCCGCTGCTCGGATACGGGGCGTTCGTGACGCAGGCGGTCAATTTCGTGATCGTCGCCTTCATCATCTTCCTGCTGATCCGCACGGTGAACCGGGCGACCGCGATGTTCGAGAAGCAGAAGGCCGAAGTGCCCGCCGAGCCCAAGGCGGAACCCGCCGATGTCGCGCTGCTCCGCGAAATTCGCGACGAACTGCGCGCGCGGCGTTCTTAAGTTGCCCGATTGGAAGGCTGGTGTTCCCCGGCGAAGGCCGGGGTCCAGTCGCCACGAAGCTGATGGCGCGTGTCGAAGTTGCGTGGGAGGGAAAGGCATCCCGCCTTCGCTACTTCACCGAAACCGGACCCCGGCCTTCGCCGGGGTGGCGCGTTTTGCCTAAGCGGTGAGGAAAGTTACGCCGCCGCCAGCTTCTTGGCCGTCGCATCCGCCAGGCTGGTACCGTCCAGGATTCGCGCCGTCTCGTCGCGCACGCGCATCATCGCATGGCGGATGGCGCAGTCGGCTTCGCTCTTGCAGTCGTTGCACGGGCGGTACGCCGTCCGGCTGACGCAGGGGACCAGCGCCAGCGGCCCCTCGATCGTGCGGATGATGTCGCCGAGCGAAATCAGGTGCGCCGCGCGGGCGAGGCGATACCCGCCCATCTTGCCCCGCTGGCTGTCGAGCAGCTGCGCGCCCTTCAGATCGGCGAGGATCAGCTCCAGGAACTTGCGCGGCACGTTCGCCTCGGCCGCGATGCGCGTCATCGAGGTCGGCGGACCGGCAGGCGGCATCTCCGCCAGGAACAGCATCGCGCGCAGTGCATAACGGGACCGCTGGGTCAACATGCGGTTCCCCATGAACCTAAATTGGGGCGAGCGAAAGGCATTTGCGTAATGCCGCCGGGCTTCCTATATCCCCGATTGCCGGGTTTCACCCGGCTATGACGATAAACTGCGGCGAGTAATAGACGCAGCGGACCCGGGGGCAGTACCCGGCGGCTCCACCATAAAAGGTGGTGTACTTGGACACCGTTTCTGACGGGGCCGAACCAGGATCGACGTGTGTTGAAAAGCGCTGTTTTCGTTCGGAATGGGACCACCGTAACGGCCCATTACACACAAGTGCCAACGATAACGAAGCACTCGCGATTGCGGCGTAATTGAGGGCCTCACGGCCTGACATTACACCAAAATAGCGCGGTCGGACCCCACCGGGCAACAGAAGGGGAATCCAGCGGTACGGGGAGCACCGGGCAACAGAAGCTCCCCACTTTCCTGTTTTTTGTGATGCGGGCCGAGGCGCTCCATTCATGCCCGATCAGCTTCCCACCCTCCGTTCGCACTTAGCCCTTCGGCTGGCTGGCAAGCCAGCCGCTCAGGATAAACTTCGGCGGATAGCGCCGAAGTCGAAGTGCACGGGATTCGCGTGCGGCTGGGCGAGGGGCGTGGCCTTCGACTTCGCTCAGGCTGAACGGGGGAAGTTTCCCCTTTCCGTACCCCGGCGAAGGCCGGGGCCCAGGTGCCACCAAGTTTATGGCGCGCTATCCGGCGCGGGGGAGGCAAACCGCACCGGCCCACTGCACATTCATCGCAACTGGGCCCCGGCCTCCTCCGGGGCACGAAAAGGGACTTACCCCTCCCGCGTTAACGCCTTCAGCTTATACAGTGCATCCAGTGCCTCGCGCGGGGACAGGCTGTCGACGTCGAGCTTCTCCACCTCCGCCCGGATCGCGTCGCATTGCTCCTCTTCGATCTGTGCAGCGGCCGCAAACAGGGGCAGGTCGTCCAGCCCCGCGGCCAGCCCGCCGGTCTTGGCGCGCCCCGCCTCCAGCTTCGCCAGCACTGATTTGGCGCGCGCCACCGTCGTCGGCGGCATCCCAGCGAGGCGCGCCACCGCCAGACCGTAGGAGCGATCGGCCGGCCCTTCCGAAACCTCGTGCAGCAGGACCAGTTCGCCCTTCCACTCACGCGCACGGACATGGTGGAGCGACAGCGCCTCACACCGCTCGGCCAGCCGGGTCAGCTCGTGATAGTGAGTCGCGAACAGGCAGCGGCAGCGATTATCCTCATGGATCGCCTCGACCACCGCCCAGGCGATCGCCAGGCCGTCATAGGTCGAGGTGCCGCGCCCGACCTCGTCGAGGATCACGAAGCTGCGCGGCGTCGCCTGGGCGAGGATCGCGGCGGTCTCGACCATCTCGACCATGAAGGTCGAGCGTCCGCGTGCGAGATTGTCCGAGGCGCCGACCCGGCTGAACAGCCGGTCGACCAGGCCGATCCTAGCATGGGTGGCGGGCACATAAGACCCCGATTGCGCCAGCACCGCGATCAGCGCGTTCTGGCGCAAAAAGGTCGACTTGCCGCCCATGTTCGGCCCCGTGACCAGCCAGAGCCGCGAGCTTTCCGACAGCGAACAGTCATTGGCGACGAACCGCTCGCCCGAGCGCGCCACCGCGGCCTCGACCACCGGATGACGGCCGCCCGTCACATCGAACCAGGCATGGTCGACCAGTTCGGGCCTGACCCAGCCGCCCTCGACCGCACGTTCCGCAAGGCCGCTCGCGACGTCCAGCCGGGCGAGCGCATCCGCCGTCGCGGCGATCCCTTCGCGCGAGGCGAGCGCGGCGGCGGTCAGTTCCTCCAGATGCGCGGCCTCGGCGGCCAGAGCATGGGCGCCTGCCTGCGCGACCTTGCTGGCGACCTCATGCAACTCGGGCGTGTTGAAGCGGACCACCCCCGCCAGCGTCTGGCGATGGGTAAAGCCCGAGTCCGGTTTCATCAGCGCATCGGCCGAGCGCGCGGGCACCTCGACATGATAGCCCAGCACGCCGTTATGGCGTATCTTCAGCGCGGTGATGCCGGTCTTCTGGCGGAACTCGGCCTCCAGCGCGGCGATGGCGCGGCGTCCGCCCGCACCCGCATCGCGCAGATCGTCGAGCGCCACGTCATAGCCCGCCGCGATATAG carries:
- a CDS encoding RrF2 family transcriptional regulator, with the protein product MLTQRSRYALRAMLFLAEMPPAGPPTSMTRIAAEANVPRKFLELILADLKGAQLLDSQRGKMGGYRLARAAHLISLGDIIRTIEGPLALVPCVSRTAYRPCNDCKSEADCAIRHAMMRVRDETARILDGTSLADATAKKLAAA
- a CDS encoding LemA family protein; its protein translation is MRRPVLALTPVVMAVALSGCGMNSVPTAEENVNAKWADVQAAYQRRANLIPNLEATVKGAAASEKSILTEVVNARAKATSVQVNSADLSDPAKMQQFAQAQGQLSGSLGRLLANVEAYPNLKSQDNFQTLMSQLEGTENRINIAIGDYNKAVQAYNTRIRTFPDAIGAKVFYGAKPKTPYQATTPGAENAPKVNFGA
- a CDS encoding TPM domain-containing protein, coding for MPRLTRLFRPVLGFWLILCAVPVMAQTFPKLDGLVVDAAGKIDPATKAQLEAKLESLQKDTGRQLVVATIPDLQGYPIEDYGYRLGRAWGVGLKDANNGAILFVAPNEGKGQRGPRLEVGRGLEPILTDAWSSQMIRTLMIPRLRESSDISGALNAGADAVIAQLRASPEEAQAKVAEAAKQFDREHRRGGSDSNGFPIVIILVIFIGGFVLLSILRRRQGQRFHDDDDDDRGGGGGRRGGGWPIILWGPGWGSGGGSGGGWSSGGGSSGGGSDGSWFGGGFTGGGGGDFGGGGASGDW
- the mscL gene encoding large conductance mechanosensitive channel protein MscL, whose translation is MLKEFRAFIARGNVLDLAVAVIIGAAFSKIVTSLTDDVLMPVIGKIFGGLDFSSYFLRMGPIPATYTGSLTDYAALKKAGVPLLGYGAFVTQAVNFVIVAFIIFLLIRTVNRATAMFEKQKAEVPAEPKAEPADVALLREIRDELRARRS
- the mutS gene encoding DNA mismatch repair protein MutS; protein product: MMAQYLTLKAEAEDCLLFYRMGDFFELFFDDARIASGVLDIALTSRGEHEGEKIPMCGVPVHAATAYLQRLIKAGHRVAIAEQTETPAEAKARGGSKALVARGIVRVVTAGTLTEEALLDAKCDNWCVAIGEAGGAVALAAADISTGRFVVIDVKADALGAELARLAAAEVVAAENAAHADAATTLRPSSTFDSGSGEDRLKRLYGVATLDGFGQFSRAGLSAAGGLVAYLDHTAKGALPFLRPPVLSQAAGAMAIDAATRESLELTQTANGQRKGSLLDAVDRTVTGAGARALAGDIGAPLMDPDAIEARLDLVQHFHDDAALRERLRAALRALPDIGRAIGRIAAGRGSPRDLGQLRDGLDGAWALSEQLTDGPPLLRETTPRLRGHGALIDLLRRALVPSPPIEASEGGYIAAGYDVALDDLRDAGAGGRRAIAALEAEFRQKTGITALKIRHNGVLGYHVEVPARSADALMKPDSGFTHRQTLAGVVRFNTPELHEVASKVAQAGAHALAAEAAHLEELTAAALASREGIAATADALARLDVASGLAERAVEGGWVRPELVDHAWFDVTGGRHPVVEAAVARSGERFVANDCSLSESSRLWLVTGPNMGGKSTFLRQNALIAVLAQSGSYVPATHARIGLVDRLFSRVGASDNLARGRSTFMVEMVETAAILAQATPRSFVILDEVGRGTSTYDGLAIAWAVVEAIHEDNRCRCLFATHYHELTRLAERCEALSLHHVRAREWKGELVLLHEVSEGPADRSYGLAVARLAGMPPTTVARAKSVLAKLEAGRAKTGGLAAGLDDLPLFAAAAQIEEEQCDAIRAEVEKLDVDSLSPREALDALYKLKALTREG